One Candidatus Paceibacterota bacterium genomic window carries:
- a CDS encoding type Z 30S ribosomal protein S14, translating into MAKTSVTARSKKKPKFSTRSKNRCFRCSRGKAFMRDFGLCRICFRELANEGMLPGVRKSSW; encoded by the coding sequence ATGGCAAAAACATCAGTTACAGCAAGAAGCAAAAAGAAACCAAAATTTTCCACTCGATCCAAGAATCGATGTTTTCGCTGTAGTCGAGGGAAAGCTTTTATGAGAGATTTTGGTTTATGCCGTATTTGTTTTAGAGAATTAGCCAATGAAGGAATGCTTCCAGGAGTTCGTAAGTCAAGCTGGTAA
- a CDS encoding type II secretion system protein, translating to MSEEIKIKENTDINMNKKSKTKGFTLIELLVVVAIIGLLSSIVSLSLKTAREKARDINRLSDMKQIQLALEFYYDKYGTYPGNNDNDNGGWDTGCFGAGDSFISSLETNDFISKTPCDPTITSQNGGYAYYRYGPQAGCPGSFYVLGVRNMETSGNPYPGSPGWRCTNRNWQGEFDWVTGKFEK from the coding sequence ATGTCTGAAGAAATAAAAATAAAAGAAAATACAGATATCAATATGAATAAAAAATCAAAAACTAAAGGATTTACTCTTATCGAACTTTTGGTTGTTGTAGCAATTATCGGATTACTTTCTTCTATTGTTTCATTAAGTTTAAAAACAGCTCGTGAAAAAGCGAGAGATATAAATCGTCTTTCTGATATGAAACAAATTCAATTAGCCTTAGAATTTTATTATGATAAGTATGGCACTTATCCTGGTAATAATGATAATGATAATGGTGGTTGGGATACTGGATGTTTTGGAGCAGGTGATTCGTTTATTTCATCCTTAGAAACTAATGATTTTATTTCAAAGACCCCTTGTGATCCAACTATTACTTCTCAAAATGGTGGTTATGCATACTATCGTTATGGCCCTCAAGCAGGTTGCCCTGGTAGTTTTTATGTTTTAGGAGTTCGCAATATGGAAACAAGTGGAAATCCTTATCCAGGAAGTCCGGGATGGAGATGTACTAATAGAAATTGGCAAGGTGAATTTGATTGGGTGACAGGAAAATTTGAGAAATAA
- the rpsH gene encoding 30S ribosomal protein S8, which translates to MDSISNMIIIMKNGSLAGKESVSFPYSKMKNAIGECLKKAGYISEISKKVKKGQSVLEVGLIYTDKKPKITEVERISKQSRRVYFGMKDIHSVRNGTGLLVLSTPKGILSGKEARKEQVGGEALFRIW; encoded by the coding sequence ATGGATTCAATTTCAAATATGATAATAATAATGAAGAACGGATCACTTGCAGGCAAAGAGTCTGTATCTTTTCCATATTCCAAAATGAAAAATGCTATCGGCGAATGCTTAAAAAAAGCAGGATACATTTCTGAAATTTCCAAAAAAGTAAAAAAAGGACAGTCTGTATTGGAAGTAGGATTGATTTACACAGACAAAAAACCAAAAATTACAGAAGTAGAAAGAATCTCCAAACAGTCTAGACGGGTTTATTTTGGTATGAAAGATATTCATTCAGTTAGAAATGGGACAGGGTTATTAGTGCTTTCTACTCCTAAAGGAATTTTATCAGGCAAAGAAGCAAGGAAAGAACAAGTCGGCGGTGAAGCTTTATTTAGAATTTGGTAA